One window of the Candidatus Neomarinimicrobiota bacterium genome contains the following:
- the sufC gene encoding Fe-S cluster assembly ATPase SufC: MLEIKNLHVAVEDKPILKGIDLVVNTGELHAIMGPNGSGKSTLAHVIAGQKIYEVLDGEILYNGNNLLEMDVEERALEGVFMSYQYPAVIPGVNLAYFMKAAVNAIRKHRGEPEMDAVDFLSFIKEKLAQVKMDESYLKRAVNDGFSGGEKKRNEILQMLVLDPTLAVLDETDSGLDIDAIRIVADGVNKFRREDRAVVVITHYQRILQYMDPDKIHVLMDGRIIRSGGKNLAHELEEKGYGWLEETVVA; encoded by the coding sequence ATGCTCGAGATAAAGAACCTCCACGTCGCTGTAGAGGATAAACCTATCTTGAAAGGTATCGACCTGGTAGTAAACACCGGCGAACTCCACGCCATCATGGGACCTAACGGCTCCGGAAAGAGCACGCTGGCCCACGTTATCGCCGGTCAAAAAATCTATGAAGTTTTAGATGGTGAAATTCTCTACAACGGAAATAATCTGCTAGAGATGGATGTTGAAGAAAGGGCCCTGGAAGGTGTTTTCATGTCATACCAGTATCCCGCAGTGATCCCTGGCGTCAATCTCGCTTATTTCATGAAGGCGGCGGTAAATGCTATCCGGAAGCACCGGGGTGAACCTGAGATGGATGCTGTCGATTTCCTGAGCTTTATTAAGGAGAAACTGGCACAGGTGAAGATGGATGAAAGCTATCTGAAGCGTGCTGTGAATGACGGTTTTTCCGGCGGTGAAAAAAAGCGGAACGAAATCCTTCAGATGCTCGTCCTGGACCCCACCCTAGCTGTTCTAGACGAGACCGATTCGGGACTGGACATTGATGCTATAAGGATAGTGGCTGACGGCGTAAACAAGTTCCGGCGCGAGGACCGGGCTGTAGTTGTTATCACTCACTACCAAAGAATTTTGCAATACATGGATCCGGACAAGATTCACGTTCTCATGGACGGCCGTATTATCCGCTCCGGTGGTAAGAACCTGGCTCACGAACTGGAAGAAAAAGGTTACGGCTGGCTGGAAGAAACCGTGGTCGCCTAA
- the sufB gene encoding Fe-S cluster assembly protein SufB, which produces MSEEMQTIESRLSQEYEYGFVTDIDQETIPPGLDEETVKTISLKKNEPDWLLKWRLKAYRQWLKMEEPDWSMVKYNEIDYQAISYYAAPKSQEDGPKSLDEVDPELLETYKKLGIPLEEQKMLTGVAVDAVFDSVSVATTFKKELEKAGVIFCPFSEAVHEHPNLVKKYLGSVVPYTDNFFATLNSAVFSDGSFVYVPKGVRCPMELSTYFRINAANTGQFERTLIIADEGSYVSYLEGCTAPMRDENQLHAAVVELIAHKDATIKYATVQNWYPGDPKTGKGGIYNFVTKRGICREDNSKISWTQVETGSAITWKYPSVILKGDKTVGEFYSVALTNNFQQADTGTKMTHIGKNTKSTIITKGISAGKGQNTYRGAVKIMKGADNARNYSQCDSLLIGDKCGAHTFPYIDVRNPSAQMEHEASTSAIGEDQIYYCNQRGISTENAVSMIVNGFCKEVFRELPMEFAVEAQKLLEVSLEGSVG; this is translated from the coding sequence TTGAGCGAAGAGATGCAGACTATCGAGAGCCGGCTCTCGCAAGAGTATGAGTACGGCTTCGTCACTGATATCGATCAGGAAACTATTCCCCCCGGTCTCGATGAAGAGACAGTTAAAACAATCTCACTGAAGAAAAATGAACCGGACTGGCTGCTTAAGTGGCGGCTGAAAGCGTATAGGCAGTGGCTCAAGATGGAAGAGCCGGACTGGTCCATGGTTAAGTATAATGAAATTGATTACCAGGCCATCAGCTACTACGCGGCGCCAAAATCACAAGAAGACGGCCCGAAAAGCCTGGACGAGGTGGACCCGGAGCTGCTGGAAACCTACAAAAAGTTGGGCATTCCTCTTGAAGAACAGAAGATGCTTACCGGTGTAGCTGTAGATGCGGTCTTTGATTCGGTCTCCGTAGCAACCACTTTCAAGAAGGAACTGGAAAAAGCGGGGGTGATTTTCTGCCCATTCTCCGAAGCGGTCCATGAACATCCTAACTTGGTCAAAAAGTATCTCGGCTCGGTGGTGCCCTATACCGATAATTTCTTCGCCACACTCAACTCAGCTGTTTTCAGCGACGGCAGTTTTGTCTACGTCCCTAAGGGCGTTAGGTGTCCCATGGAGCTATCCACTTACTTCCGTATCAACGCAGCCAACACAGGCCAGTTCGAACGGACCCTTATCATCGCCGATGAGGGCAGCTATGTGAGTTACCTTGAGGGGTGCACCGCACCCATGCGCGATGAGAACCAGCTTCACGCAGCCGTGGTGGAACTGATCGCCCACAAGGATGCTACAATTAAATACGCCACCGTTCAGAACTGGTATCCCGGTGATCCAAAAACGGGCAAAGGCGGCATCTACAACTTCGTCACCAAACGGGGCATCTGCCGTGAGGACAACTCCAAGATCTCTTGGACGCAGGTGGAGACTGGTTCGGCCATCACCTGGAAATATCCCAGCGTGATTCTCAAAGGGGATAAAACGGTCGGCGAATTCTACTCGGTGGCCCTCACCAACAACTTTCAGCAGGCCGACACCGGAACAAAGATGACCCACATTGGGAAGAATACTAAGAGTACAATTATCACCAAAGGTATCTCCGCCGGGAAGGGGCAGAATACCTACCGCGGCGCCGTGAAGATCATGAAGGGTGCCGATAACGCCCGGAACTACTCCCAGTGTGACTCACTTCTTATCGGCGACAAGTGCGGTGCCCACACATTTCCTTATATTGATGTACGGAATCCTTCAGCACAGATGGAGCACGAAGCATCCACTTCCGCTATCGGAGAAGATCAGATCTACTACTGCAACCAGCGTGGCATCTCCACAGAAAATGCTGTCTCTATGATCGTAAATGGTTTTTGCAAGGAAGTGTTCAGAGAGCTCCCCATGGAGTTTGCGGTGGAAGCACAGAAGCTGTTGGAAGTGAGTTTGGAGGGCAGCGTCGGCTAA
- the selD gene encoding selenide, water dikinase SelD has product MAQVLSQLPPVEDKNVVVDFSGSDDAAVVRIDGDRALVQTLDFFTPIVDDPFSFGQIAAANSLSDIYAMGATPLFALNIVAFPIDDLPMEVLGEILKGGASKAKEAGISILGGHSIDDKEPKYGLVVTGEASANKIVRNNSAKPGDAIVLTKPLGTGIITTAIKHGEAAESLIQEATALMTTLNSLAAELMLKYGASAATDVTGFGLLGHLLEICEVSDVSAKVKFDQLPFIDGTAALAEKGVVPKGTERNLDHASQQIEFRESLQEHEQLMAADAQTSGGLLIAMPEENASSFISEFNSKSPYAACKIGIFCPSGGEKRISLL; this is encoded by the coding sequence CTGGCTCAGGTTCTGAGCCAGCTGCCTCCTGTTGAAGACAAAAATGTCGTGGTCGACTTTTCCGGGTCTGACGACGCGGCAGTGGTGCGCATTGATGGAGATAGAGCCCTAGTCCAAACCCTGGATTTCTTCACCCCCATCGTCGATGACCCCTTTTCTTTTGGTCAGATTGCCGCCGCCAATTCCCTCTCCGATATCTACGCCATGGGCGCCACACCGCTTTTTGCTCTGAACATTGTCGCTTTTCCAATAGATGACCTTCCCATGGAAGTGTTGGGGGAAATTCTTAAAGGGGGCGCATCCAAAGCAAAAGAGGCGGGCATCTCCATTCTCGGAGGCCACAGCATTGATGACAAAGAACCGAAGTACGGGCTTGTGGTGACAGGAGAAGCTTCTGCTAACAAAATTGTCAGGAACAACAGCGCCAAGCCCGGTGATGCAATTGTCCTGACGAAACCGTTAGGGACGGGCATTATCACTACAGCTATCAAACACGGTGAAGCTGCGGAGAGTTTGATACAGGAAGCCACAGCTCTCATGACCACTCTCAACTCCTTGGCTGCTGAACTGATGCTCAAATACGGGGCCTCTGCCGCCACCGATGTGACAGGATTTGGTCTCCTCGGTCACCTTCTGGAGATCTGTGAAGTCAGTGATGTGTCGGCTAAAGTCAAATTTGACCAGCTTCCGTTCATAGACGGCACGGCGGCTCTTGCCGAAAAAGGTGTGGTCCCCAAGGGGACGGAGAGAAACCTCGACCATGCGTCTCAACAAATTGAGTTTAGAGAAAGTTTGCAGGAACATGAGCAACTCATGGCCGCCGACGCACAAACGTCTGGCGGACTGCTTATTGCCATGCCTGAAGAGAACGCCTCATCTTTCATCTCAGAATTCAATTCCAAATCACCCTACGCCGCCTGCAAGATCGGCATCTTCTGTCCCTCCGGCGGGGAAAAACGTATCTCTCTCCTATAA
- a CDS encoding methyltransferase domain-containing protein, which produces MYLPSKRFNEKLSDDQAYVNSAVKQVDSLRNYCTLNKDTRILDFGCGQGRFANGLILKFPDFGNYCGIDTNVKAIKWCNR; this is translated from the coding sequence ATCTACCTCCCTTCAAAGCGTTTTAATGAGAAACTTTCTGATGACCAAGCATATGTCAACTCAGCTGTTAAACAAGTTGACTCCCTTCGCAATTATTGTACTTTAAATAAAGATACGCGCATCCTGGACTTTGGGTGCGGCCAGGGACGTTTTGCTAATGGGCTTATCCTGAAATTTCCTGATTTCGGAAATTATTGTGGCATTGATACAAATGTTAAAGCTATCAAATGGTGCAACCGCTGA
- a CDS encoding bifunctional 4-hydroxy-2-oxoglutarate aldolase/2-dehydro-3-deoxy-phosphogluconate aldolase, with protein sequence MSSRKEIRDGLLARKISAIVRTDDQSVAERAMAAAVEGGFRVIEFTLNTPGALELITQFRAVDNTLLVGAGTVMTPQMAKEAVDAGAQFVVSPIFDTEVINKAEELDVVSIPGTRTPTEMQNAHEAGADFVKLFPAPTNVAEYIRYILGPQPHLKIFPTSGVNLDNMLEVLEAGAAGAGFVRPLFDPQLMQDRNFDAIRKRASQICDRLVQL encoded by the coding sequence ATGAGTAGCCGAAAAGAAATACGGGACGGCTTGCTGGCAAGAAAGATCAGCGCCATTGTGAGGACCGATGATCAGTCCGTGGCTGAGCGGGCCATGGCGGCTGCAGTGGAAGGGGGCTTCAGGGTCATTGAGTTCACCCTCAACACACCGGGGGCCTTGGAACTCATCACTCAATTCCGGGCCGTAGATAACACCCTGCTGGTAGGCGCCGGAACGGTCATGACACCCCAAATGGCCAAGGAAGCAGTGGACGCCGGGGCCCAGTTTGTGGTCTCTCCCATCTTTGACACGGAGGTAATCAACAAAGCCGAGGAACTGGATGTGGTCTCCATCCCCGGTACACGGACACCTACCGAAATGCAAAATGCCCATGAAGCTGGCGCTGACTTTGTGAAACTTTTCCCCGCACCCACAAATGTGGCGGAATATATAAGATATATTCTTGGGCCCCAGCCCCACCTGAAAATTTTCCCTACCTCTGGTGTAAACCTTGACAATATGCTAGAAGTGCTGGAGGCAGGCGCCGCCGGTGCCGGTTTTGTGAGACCCCTCTTTGACCCACAACTGATGCAGGATCGGAATTTTGATGCTATCCGTAAAAGGGCATCACAGATTTGTGACCGGCTTGTTCAGTTATGA
- a CDS encoding S58 family peptidase translates to MKYLKLGTMAIVLSIILQVLSANDKPRARDLGVPFDGKPGKMNAITDVEGVKVGHSTIIKGNGKLKVGKGPVRTGVTAVLPRGDKSYSDPVFAGWYSLNGNGEMTGTTWVEESGFLEGPVMITNTHSVGIVRDAVISWRVNKGGADASGYWWSLPVVAETYDGFLNDINGFHVKEEHAHQALSRASTGSVEEGGVGGGTGMICHSFKGGIGTSSRIIEVAGETYTLGALVQANYGAREDLMVSGVPVGKEITDLQRVRNRDSQDGDGSIIVIVATDAPLVAHQCKRLARRIPLGIARVGTVAHNGSGDIFITFSTANPGAAYAEGTVSVNMVPNGKMNPLFKATVQATEEAIINALVAAEDMVGVNGNTVYALPHDRLRTILKKYNRLSE, encoded by the coding sequence ATGAAGTATCTGAAACTGGGTACAATGGCCATTGTACTATCTATTATTTTGCAAGTATTATCCGCGAATGATAAACCCCGTGCCAGAGATCTCGGCGTCCCTTTTGATGGCAAACCGGGAAAGATGAACGCCATTACAGATGTAGAGGGCGTAAAGGTAGGTCATTCAACAATCATCAAAGGCAACGGCAAGCTGAAAGTAGGGAAAGGTCCTGTCCGGACTGGTGTTACAGCTGTTTTGCCAAGGGGTGATAAAAGTTATTCAGACCCTGTTTTTGCCGGATGGTATTCCCTGAACGGTAATGGCGAAATGACAGGGACAACCTGGGTTGAAGAGTCGGGTTTTTTGGAAGGCCCAGTCATGATCACAAACACACACAGTGTAGGTATTGTAAGAGATGCTGTTATTTCATGGCGAGTCAATAAGGGCGGTGCAGATGCCAGCGGCTACTGGTGGTCCCTCCCTGTTGTGGCAGAGACATATGACGGTTTCCTGAATGATATCAACGGTTTTCATGTAAAGGAAGAACACGCGCACCAGGCCCTCAGCCGGGCTTCCACCGGATCGGTGGAAGAAGGGGGTGTGGGCGGCGGTACCGGCATGATCTGTCACTCTTTCAAAGGAGGAATCGGCACCTCATCACGCATCATTGAGGTAGCTGGAGAAACCTATACCCTTGGCGCACTTGTTCAGGCAAATTACGGCGCCCGTGAAGACCTGATGGTATCGGGCGTACCTGTGGGAAAAGAGATCACAGACCTTCAGCGGGTGAGAAACCGGGACTCGCAGGACGGCGATGGATCCATCATTGTTATTGTTGCAACGGATGCGCCCCTTGTTGCCCATCAGTGCAAGCGGTTGGCTCGCCGTATTCCCCTCGGCATCGCCCGGGTCGGGACCGTGGCACACAACGGCTCCGGCGATATTTTCATTACTTTCTCTACAGCTAATCCCGGAGCGGCCTATGCCGAAGGCACTGTGTCGGTTAACATGGTGCCGAATGGGAAAATGAATCCTCTTTTTAAGGCCACCGTCCAGGCCACGGAAGAAGCTATTATCAATGCTTTGGTGGCTGCTGAGGATATGGTAGGCGTAAACGGCAACACGGTTTATGCACTGCCTCACGACCGCCTACGAACCATCCTGAAAAAGTACAACAGGCTTTCGGAATAG
- a CDS encoding 2-oxoacid:acceptor oxidoreductase subunit alpha, with product MAKKNVEKIESVVIRFAGDSGDGMQLMGDRFTNTAALAGNDLGTFPDFPAEIRAPAGSLAGISAFQLQFSSKDIFTPGDHLDVLVAMNPAALKMHIKDLKTGGILIANKSKFTAKNLKMAGWESNPLEDDSLMDYMLYDIEISRLLANATEDMDITSKTIERAKNFFGLGLLYWMYGRPIEPTMEWLKKKFKKRPELIEVNTRALKTGYNFGDITESFATQYEVGPAPFESGTYRNIVGNYATGLGLLAAAQSSDLPLFFGGYPITPASDILHQLSHYRNYGVKTFQAEDEIAGVGAAIGASFTGNLSVTASSGPGICLKGEAIGLAVISELPLVILNIQRAGPSTGMPTKTEQADFFLSMYGRNGESPVPILTPATPGDCFFIAYEACRIALKYMTPVFVLSDAFLANGSEPWIIPQLSALPKIEVSFAEAGIGQYQPYERDEKSLARQWAVPGTVGLEHRIGGLEREHITGNVSYDPDNHDLMVKLRAQKVAGITREIPPTEIYGDSTGNLLVLGWGSTFGAIRTAVMSLRDDGKSVSQAHLKWLNPLPADLGEILLKFQKVLIPEVNSGQLIKLIRSEFLIDAEGLNIVSGEPYRKSQIIEKVEEIL from the coding sequence ATGGCAAAAAAAAATGTAGAAAAAATTGAAAGTGTTGTCATTCGTTTCGCCGGTGATTCCGGAGACGGGATGCAGCTCATGGGTGACCGTTTTACTAATACAGCTGCTCTTGCGGGGAATGATCTGGGAACCTTTCCTGATTTCCCAGCCGAGATTCGAGCTCCCGCGGGGTCTTTGGCCGGAATAAGTGCCTTTCAGCTCCAATTCAGTAGTAAAGATATTTTTACTCCCGGAGATCACCTTGATGTGCTGGTGGCCATGAATCCTGCTGCCCTGAAAATGCACATCAAGGATTTGAAAACGGGCGGCATTCTCATTGCCAACAAATCCAAATTCACAGCCAAGAATCTCAAGATGGCAGGCTGGGAATCTAACCCGTTGGAAGATGATTCACTGATGGATTACATGCTATACGATATCGAGATCAGCCGTCTTTTGGCAAACGCCACAGAAGATATGGATATAACCAGCAAGACTATTGAGCGGGCCAAAAACTTTTTCGGACTGGGGCTCCTTTACTGGATGTACGGTCGTCCCATAGAACCGACTATGGAGTGGCTGAAGAAGAAATTCAAGAAACGCCCGGAATTGATTGAAGTGAACACAAGAGCACTGAAAACTGGTTACAATTTCGGCGACATTACTGAGTCTTTTGCCACCCAATATGAGGTTGGCCCGGCGCCGTTTGAATCCGGCACTTATCGAAACATTGTAGGTAACTACGCCACCGGGTTGGGACTTCTGGCGGCGGCTCAGTCATCTGATCTTCCGCTCTTTTTCGGTGGTTATCCCATCACGCCTGCCAGTGACATTTTGCACCAGCTATCCCATTACAGAAATTATGGCGTAAAGACATTCCAAGCAGAGGATGAAATTGCAGGCGTCGGTGCAGCAATTGGGGCTTCGTTTACTGGGAATCTTTCTGTAACCGCATCCTCCGGACCCGGGATATGCTTGAAGGGAGAAGCCATCGGACTGGCTGTCATATCTGAGTTGCCATTGGTAATCCTGAACATTCAGAGAGCCGGACCCAGTACCGGGATGCCTACAAAAACTGAACAGGCTGACTTTTTCCTTTCTATGTATGGGAGGAACGGCGAATCCCCAGTCCCCATATTGACTCCTGCCACCCCTGGTGACTGTTTCTTTATAGCTTACGAAGCATGCCGTATTGCACTTAAGTATATGACACCTGTTTTCGTGTTATCCGATGCATTTCTTGCTAACGGATCAGAGCCGTGGATAATCCCACAGCTCTCTGCTCTACCAAAGATTGAAGTCAGTTTTGCAGAAGCGGGGATCGGCCAGTACCAGCCGTATGAACGAGATGAAAAGTCTCTGGCTCGTCAGTGGGCCGTACCGGGCACAGTGGGCCTCGAACACCGCATAGGCGGTCTGGAGAGAGAGCACATAACCGGTAATGTGAGTTATGATCCGGACAACCACGACCTCATGGTGAAACTCCGGGCCCAGAAAGTTGCCGGCATAACCCGGGAGATTCCCCCTACGGAAATCTACGGCGATTCCACTGGGAATCTCTTAGTCCTGGGATGGGGTAGCACTTTCGGCGCCATCCGTACAGCTGTTATGTCGCTTAGGGATGATGGTAAGTCCGTCTCTCAGGCTCACCTGAAATGGCTGAACCCTTTGCCCGCCGACCTGGGTGAAATCCTGTTGAAATTCCAGAAAGTATTGATCCCTGAAGTGAACTCGGGTCAGCTTATTAAACTGATCCGGTCGGAATTTCTTATTGATGCCGAAGGGCTCAATATTGTTAGCGGCGAGCCGTACCGCAAATCTCAGATCATCGAAAAAGTGGAAGAAATCTTGTAA